TCCTGCGCCGAAGCAGCAGGGCAACACCGCCAAGACCGAGCAGCGCGGCGGATGATGGCTCCGGCACGCTGGCTAGGTAGCTCTCGACCTGGGCCTGCTGGCCAGCATCGAGCACGTGGTCATAGATCAGCACTTGGGAAATGGTGCCGTTGAAATCGTGGCTATTGTTGCCGTCCCAGAAGCCGAACAGCGTGGTCGGATGGTCGGTGGTAAAGTCTGTGCCGTCGTAGTTGGCAATCGTCGCGCTGGTGGTCGAACCAACGGGACCCCAGGTAATGTCTCCGGTGCTGCCGTCCAGGGTGAACTTGAGGGTAAGCAGGGTGTCATCAACATCCACGCTAGGCCCGTTGGCGATATAGTCCTGGTCGCCTCCCGCATCCCTGGCTCCACTGCCCGAATCGCCCGTGCGCACCATCAGCAGTGAATTGCCCGGTCCGTAGTCATTGAACAGGGTGCCTCCTGCTCCCGAAGTGGCGCTGCGCTCCACCATGAAATACATGGTGTACGAGGTCGAATCCGTGAAGTCGCCACCAAACTGGAAGAGCGAGTTGCTCA
The Akkermansiaceae bacterium DNA segment above includes these coding regions:
- a CDS encoding PEP-CTERM sorting domain-containing protein, with translation MMMKPIDYALILTTAVASLGSASAATLTYTTGLDVWLDSSDIDGAGNTTLTEGDNIGTWTNKGTTGANNATRNGGTASFSTTSGVGGGAGVTLSNSLFQFGGDFTDSTSYTMYFMVERSATSGAGGTLFNDYGPGNSLLMVRTGDSGSGARDAGGDQDYIANGPSVDVDDTLLTLKFTLDGSTGDITWGPVGSTTSATIANYDGTDFTTDHPTTLFGFWDGNNSHDFNGTISQVLIYDHVLDAGQQAQVESYLASVPEPSSAALLGLGGVALLLRRRK